One Kribbella sp. NBC_00662 genomic region harbors:
- a CDS encoding M15 family metallopeptidase, translating into MTVLLSDGRITSIPAIENGEPLVDLFSRDVATTGRQFARETVADRLALADTFLPAGIRLHVVEGLRPIESQQQIYDSYRVELQRLHPGISDHDVHVLASRFVSPVEVAPHVAGAAVDLTLVGAHGPLDLGTPIDATPEQSNGACFFAATNIIREARTNRALLADVLTAAGLVNYPTEWWHWSYGDRYWAYVEEHPAALYGPAAVIAGSY; encoded by the coding sequence ATGACCGTATTGCTGAGCGACGGCCGGATCACCAGCATCCCGGCGATCGAGAACGGCGAACCGCTCGTCGACCTGTTCAGCCGCGACGTGGCGACAACCGGCCGCCAGTTCGCCCGGGAGACGGTGGCCGACCGGCTCGCTCTGGCCGATACATTCCTGCCGGCGGGGATTCGGCTGCATGTCGTCGAGGGATTGCGCCCGATCGAGAGCCAACAGCAGATCTACGACAGCTATCGCGTCGAGCTCCAGCGCCTACACCCCGGCATTTCCGACCACGACGTCCACGTGCTGGCCAGCCGGTTCGTGTCACCCGTCGAGGTGGCGCCGCACGTCGCCGGCGCAGCAGTCGATCTAACCCTGGTGGGCGCCCACGGCCCCCTCGACCTGGGCACCCCGATCGACGCCACCCCCGAACAGAGCAACGGCGCCTGCTTCTTCGCCGCCACGAACATCATCCGCGAAGCCCGCACAAACCGCGCCCTCCTGGCCGACGTCCTTACCGCCGCCGGCCTCGTCAACTACCCCACCGAGTGGTGGCACTGGTCCTACGGCGACCGCTACTGGGCCTACGTCGAAGAACATCCGGCCGCGCTCTACGGACCGGCGGCGGTGATAGCCGGCAGCTATTAG
- a CDS encoding D-alanine--D-alanine ligase, whose product MKVAVVMGGASPEHQVSLASGKGIVKAVELLGHMAIPLVIDAEGNWVDGQHEAIEILQACDVTIPALHGEGGEDGRLQGFLEQLHVPYVGSGIAASAVGLDKHLTKAVLRAHGIPVTPGVTLRGPELTDTEAGLQKLKAAGLDYPLFVKPGNGGSSFGVSRATNLPTLLAAIADAAAIDPHVLVEREMVGREIDLAVLEFPDGRIDTAPALEIHADPSQPFFDATAKYDSAATRFVVPAPLDTELAERLRRTAIDVFEVLGCAGLARVDFFVPSDGEPVVNEINTFPGFTPASQFPRMWAAAGVSYAEVVDTLIRTAVARG is encoded by the coding sequence ATGAAGGTCGCAGTGGTGATGGGCGGGGCGAGTCCGGAGCATCAGGTTTCGCTTGCCAGCGGCAAGGGGATCGTGAAGGCGGTCGAGCTTCTCGGTCACATGGCGATCCCGCTCGTGATCGATGCTGAGGGCAACTGGGTCGACGGGCAGCACGAGGCGATCGAGATCCTGCAGGCGTGCGACGTGACCATCCCGGCGTTGCACGGCGAAGGCGGGGAGGACGGTCGATTGCAGGGATTCCTCGAGCAGCTTCACGTTCCGTACGTCGGCAGCGGTATCGCGGCCAGCGCTGTCGGGCTGGACAAGCACCTGACCAAGGCGGTCCTGCGAGCACACGGTATTCCGGTCACGCCGGGTGTCACGCTGCGCGGGCCCGAGCTGACCGACACCGAAGCCGGTCTGCAGAAACTGAAGGCGGCCGGGCTCGACTACCCGCTGTTCGTGAAGCCGGGCAACGGCGGCTCGAGTTTCGGGGTGTCCAGGGCAACGAATCTCCCGACGCTGCTGGCTGCGATCGCGGACGCCGCCGCAATCGATCCACATGTACTGGTCGAGCGGGAGATGGTCGGGCGCGAGATCGACCTGGCGGTGCTGGAGTTCCCGGACGGGCGGATCGATACGGCGCCGGCGTTGGAGATCCACGCCGATCCGAGTCAGCCGTTCTTCGACGCGACCGCGAAGTACGACAGCGCCGCGACGCGGTTCGTGGTACCGGCGCCGCTTGATACCGAGCTGGCCGAGCGGTTGCGGCGTACGGCGATCGACGTCTTCGAGGTGCTCGGGTGTGCGGGGCTTGCCCGGGTCGACTTCTTCGTGCCGAGTGATGGAGAGCCGGTGGTCAACGAGATCAACACGTTCCCCGGGTTCACGCCGGCGTCGCAGTTTCCGCGGATGTGGGCCGCGGCGGGGGTGTCGTACGCCGAGGTGGTCGACACGCTGATCCGTACGGCGGTGGCGCGCGGATGA
- the alr gene encoding alanine racemase, producing MYLVQSRHRPATRGITGLSEAVVDLSAIRDNVRTLRRRVPQDVLAVVKADAFGHGAVPVARAAVEAGATWLGVARADEALQLRAAGLTVPILTWLYDAAELMLLGDMDVDVSVSTVADLQRVVSIPNVHYVHLKLDTGLHRAGSAPDQWIELTRTAAHYEALGAVTVRGIWSHLSHGDSADAVQSMRQLQVLRTGVGLARRAGLRPSVVHLANSAGAVTLDAPDCSLVRIGAGLYGIDEMALGLRPAMRLMSKLAQVRRIRAGEGVSYGHDFVTDRDTTIGLVPIGYADGIPRVAVRQASVWCHGVRMPVIGRIAMDQFVIDAGDIAVEPGEPVTIFGDGSSGEPTASDWADWAGTIPHEIYCGIGSRVPRRYQEGNR from the coding sequence ATGTACCTGGTTCAGTCCCGCCACCGCCCGGCGACACGTGGGATCACCGGTTTGTCGGAAGCCGTCGTCGACCTGTCCGCCATCCGCGACAACGTCCGGACCCTCCGGCGGCGCGTACCCCAGGACGTCCTGGCCGTGGTCAAGGCCGACGCCTTCGGGCACGGCGCCGTACCGGTCGCCCGGGCGGCGGTCGAGGCCGGGGCGACCTGGCTCGGCGTCGCGCGCGCCGACGAAGCGTTGCAGCTGCGCGCGGCCGGCCTGACCGTACCGATCCTGACCTGGCTGTACGACGCCGCGGAACTGATGCTGCTCGGCGATATGGACGTGGACGTCAGCGTCTCGACCGTCGCCGATCTTCAGCGAGTCGTCTCTATCCCGAACGTCCACTACGTGCACCTCAAGCTGGACACCGGTCTGCACCGGGCCGGCAGTGCGCCTGACCAGTGGATCGAACTCACCCGAACGGCGGCGCACTACGAGGCGCTCGGCGCCGTCACGGTCCGCGGGATCTGGTCGCATCTCTCGCACGGCGACTCCGCCGACGCCGTGCAGAGCATGCGGCAGTTGCAGGTCCTGCGGACCGGGGTGGGTCTCGCTCGACGCGCCGGGCTGCGGCCCAGCGTCGTCCACCTGGCCAACTCGGCCGGGGCGGTCACGCTCGACGCGCCGGACTGCAGCCTGGTCCGGATCGGCGCGGGTCTGTACGGGATCGACGAGATGGCTCTCGGGCTGCGACCCGCGATGCGGCTGATGAGCAAGTTGGCTCAGGTACGCCGGATTCGTGCGGGTGAAGGGGTTTCGTACGGGCATGACTTCGTGACGGATCGGGACACCACGATCGGCCTGGTCCCGATCGGGTACGCCGACGGGATCCCGCGGGTCGCCGTACGGCAGGCAAGCGTGTGGTGCCACGGCGTACGGATGCCGGTGATCGGGCGGATCGCCATGGATCAGTTCGTCATAGACGCCGGTGACATCGCGGTCGAACCAGGTGAACCGGTGACGATCTTCGGCGACGGATCGTCCGGTGAACCGACCGCGTCGGATTGGGCGGATTGGGCGGGCACGATCCCGCACGAGATCTACTGCGGCATCGGGTCCCGGGTGCCTCGTCGCTACCAGGAGGGCAATCGATGA
- a CDS encoding CGNR zinc finger domain-containing protein, producing the protein MEATDHLKASLSAAIALANTFGSDPRQGRPAATPDADAVRAALRLTTNRVPEIEIADYEAGAKILYDALRRLPEVDGAVDLVNGLLRSTKAAPQLVRRDGAPWHLHFGSPDEAAGWLAELATAVAMLLGSDEVERLRRCEATRCEDVFLDSTRNRTQRFCSTACQNRTKVAAHRARVS; encoded by the coding sequence GTGGAGGCCACCGATCACCTGAAGGCGTCGCTGTCCGCGGCGATCGCGCTGGCGAACACCTTCGGATCCGACCCGCGCCAGGGCCGCCCGGCGGCGACTCCCGACGCCGACGCCGTCCGCGCGGCGCTCCGGCTGACGACCAACCGCGTCCCCGAGATCGAGATCGCCGACTACGAGGCCGGCGCCAAGATCTTGTACGACGCTCTGCGCCGCCTGCCGGAGGTCGACGGCGCCGTCGACCTGGTGAACGGGCTCCTCCGGTCGACCAAAGCAGCCCCGCAGCTCGTCCGACGTGACGGCGCGCCCTGGCACCTCCATTTCGGCAGCCCCGACGAAGCCGCCGGCTGGCTGGCCGAGCTGGCTACGGCCGTCGCGATGCTCCTCGGCAGCGACGAGGTCGAGCGCCTGCGCCGCTGCGAGGCGACCCGGTGCGAAGACGTGTTCCTCGACTCGACCCGCAACCGCACGCAGCGGTTCTGCTCAACGGCCTGTCAGAACCGCACCAAGGTCGCCGCTCACCGCGCGCGCGTCTCCTGA
- a CDS encoding GNAT family N-acetyltransferase — MDIVRRWLEGWRLCRGLEPVIEYDDAYAAVLRLPGRERELFARSDDAATVDRLAAGLAADTWLTVTTQTGNEIARRLTAVGARPFEEQKTLMSINLNEHPLATAELESNGPLDYARVLIDGTVAAHGMVAIVGDDAVMHDIQTDPAYRRRGLGSVVMGALSRRALERGASKGLLMATTDGVHLYRRLGWLPEATMVTASGDARAVSGDLGAVLTGR, encoded by the coding sequence ATGGACATCGTGAGGCGATGGTTGGAGGGCTGGCGGCTGTGCCGCGGGCTGGAGCCGGTGATCGAGTACGACGACGCCTATGCCGCCGTACTGCGCTTGCCGGGTCGCGAGCGGGAGTTGTTCGCGCGCAGCGATGACGCGGCGACCGTGGACCGGCTTGCCGCCGGGCTGGCTGCGGATACGTGGCTGACTGTTACCACACAAACCGGTAACGAGATCGCGCGTCGGCTCACGGCCGTCGGTGCGCGGCCGTTCGAGGAGCAGAAGACGCTGATGTCGATCAACCTGAACGAGCATCCACTGGCGACTGCGGAGCTCGAGTCAAACGGCCCACTCGACTATGCGCGAGTCCTGATCGACGGCACGGTCGCGGCGCACGGCATGGTCGCGATCGTCGGTGACGATGCCGTGATGCACGACATCCAGACCGATCCGGCGTACCGGCGGCGCGGGCTCGGCAGCGTCGTCATGGGGGCGTTGAGCCGGCGAGCGCTCGAGCGCGGTGCGAGCAAGGGTTTGCTGATGGCCACCACTGACGGGGTCCACCTCTACCGGAGACTCGGCTGGTTGCCCGAAGCAACCATGGTGACGGCGTCAGGAGACGCGCGCGCGGTGAGCGGCGACCTTGGTGCGGTTCTGACAGGCCGTTGA
- a CDS encoding ROK family protein — protein sequence MGAWQPLSGPSRQVALEILLDGPLSRAELSRRVGLSPGSLTRLTKPMVESGLLVEVEGGPTDARVGRPSQPLDLDATAHHFVGIKLTGDSAIGVLTTLRADVIAGVERPLTDPTPSVVADLVLEILDELAVQVPGGTAITGLGVSLGGRVADGSEVRWGPYLNWVDVPFGEILAAHTSVPVVVANDLTSLTEATHWFGAGRNSDRFVLVTIGAGVGYGLVIHNQVVDSPDVTIGLIGHHPLLPDGPTCDRGHRGCALSLLTVGAITDQVGTAIGRPVGYDEALDLAAKGDPAAREVIDRAGRALGKLIAAAANFTMPELVVLGGEGVRLAEVAHDDLLAALHADRHPSAAELPMVLQPADFSEWARGAAVVAIQTFVLGTT from the coding sequence GTGGGTGCCTGGCAGCCGTTGTCCGGCCCGTCACGGCAGGTCGCGTTGGAGATCCTGCTGGACGGGCCGTTGTCGCGCGCTGAGCTGTCCCGTCGTGTCGGCCTGTCCCCCGGCAGCCTGACGCGCCTGACGAAGCCGATGGTCGAGTCCGGCCTGCTCGTCGAGGTCGAGGGCGGCCCGACGGACGCGAGGGTCGGCCGCCCGTCGCAACCGCTCGACCTGGACGCCACCGCGCACCACTTCGTCGGTATCAAGCTCACCGGCGACTCGGCGATCGGCGTACTGACGACTCTGCGAGCGGACGTGATCGCCGGCGTCGAGCGTCCGCTCACCGACCCGACCCCGTCCGTGGTGGCCGATCTCGTCCTCGAGATCCTCGACGAGCTGGCGGTCCAGGTGCCGGGCGGTACTGCGATCACCGGGCTCGGCGTCTCGCTCGGCGGTCGCGTCGCGGACGGGTCCGAGGTCCGCTGGGGCCCGTACCTCAACTGGGTCGACGTACCGTTCGGCGAGATCCTCGCCGCGCACACGAGCGTCCCGGTCGTGGTCGCGAACGACCTGACCTCGCTGACCGAGGCCACGCACTGGTTCGGCGCCGGCCGCAACTCCGACCGCTTCGTACTGGTCACGATCGGCGCCGGCGTCGGGTACGGGCTCGTCATCCACAACCAGGTCGTCGACAGCCCCGACGTGACGATCGGCCTGATCGGCCACCACCCGCTCCTCCCCGACGGCCCCACCTGCGACCGCGGTCACCGTGGCTGCGCGCTCAGCCTGCTGACCGTCGGCGCGATCACCGACCAGGTCGGTACGGCGATCGGCCGGCCGGTCGGGTACGACGAGGCGCTCGATCTCGCCGCGAAAGGTGATCCCGCCGCGCGCGAGGTGATCGACCGGGCCGGTCGCGCGCTCGGCAAGCTGATCGCGGCCGCAGCCAACTTCACCATGCCCGAGCTCGTCGTCCTCGGCGGCGAGGGCGTCCGGCTGGCCGAGGTCGCGCACGACGACCTGCTGGCCGCCCTGCACGCCGACCGGCATCCGTCCGCCGCGGAACTGCCGATGGTCCTGCAGCCGGCCGATTTCAGCGAATGGGCCCGCGGCGCCGCGGTCGTCGCGATCCAGACGTTCGTTCTCGGAACGACGTAA
- a CDS encoding GAF and ANTAR domain-containing protein — translation MTEPDLATSADTFARLAIELHDADGVEETIDAVVQFALQALSCTYAGVALYTRGSRAEIAAVTDPVVADVYDLQIRTENGPLVTALNDRTSILIRDTTTDERWPEWAAKVAALGVRSVLDVPLATGDATRQTVGVLGLYSPLPDAFSEDDEAIAHILARHASVAVASARHEETMAQAVDARKLVGQAMGILMERFDVDADRAFAILKRYSQDTNTKLRDVAQHLIDTRRLPH, via the coding sequence GTGACCGAGCCTGACCTCGCTACGTCGGCGGATACGTTTGCCCGGCTGGCGATCGAGTTGCATGATGCGGATGGTGTCGAGGAGACGATCGATGCTGTTGTGCAGTTCGCTCTGCAGGCACTGAGCTGTACGTACGCCGGCGTGGCCCTCTACACACGTGGTTCGCGGGCCGAGATTGCCGCTGTCACGGACCCGGTCGTCGCCGATGTGTACGACCTGCAGATCAGGACCGAGAACGGTCCGCTGGTCACCGCGCTCAACGACCGCACGTCGATCCTCATCCGGGACACGACCACCGACGAGCGTTGGCCCGAGTGGGCGGCGAAGGTTGCGGCGCTCGGCGTACGCAGCGTTCTCGACGTACCGCTTGCGACTGGTGACGCTACGCGACAGACCGTCGGTGTGCTGGGGTTGTACAGCCCGCTTCCCGACGCGTTCAGCGAGGACGACGAGGCGATCGCGCACATTCTCGCGCGGCATGCGTCCGTGGCGGTGGCGTCCGCGCGGCACGAGGAGACGATGGCGCAGGCGGTCGACGCGCGGAAGCTGGTCGGGCAGGCGATGGGCATCCTGATGGAGCGCTTCGACGTCGACGCCGACCGTGCGTTCGCGATCCTCAAGCGCTATTCGCAGGACACCAACACCAAGCTCCGCGATGTCGCGCAGCACCTGATCGACACCCGGAGACTCCCGCACTGA
- the nhaA gene encoding Na+/H+ antiporter NhaA produces MADLSGLFSGRTSWRREVAAPMRSFLRTEAGSSGVLAAAIALALIWANLFPSMYEDLWRTHLTIGLGDGVLSLDLREWINSGLMTLFFLVVGLEARREFDLGDLRDRTRFILPMLAGIAGMVAPVLIYLAFNAGGPGSHGWGVAMSTDTALALGLLALVGRGVPDRVRVFLLTVFVVDDLLALVVIAVVYSENIQLMPLVLAIIAFAIVLVLSLFHVRKAWVYAVLGVAMWAALLKSGVDPVVAGLAIGLTAPAYSPGREELEEATGLFRLFREQPTPELARSATVGLTTTISPNERLQYLYHPWTSYLIVPLFGLANAGVTIDMAFLGRAFTSPITLGILLGYVIGKPVAVTTVSWLLERLSRGRIRAGVGWAAVLGSGTIAGIGFTVSLLIATIAFDGPQLAEAKVGLLSAVIIASGITWVVFRVAKLLSPPKKAFALLGDAEQLQDLTDPVDPERDHIRGPENASVTLVEYGDFECPYCGRAEPIVRNVLQDDDLRFVWRHLPLSDVHPRAQIAAEVAEAAAAQGAFWEMHDLLLANQDNLQPADLMGYARQLGLDVDKLHDEVKRHVAAARVAQDVESADTSGVSGTPTFFVNGQRHYGAYDVESLKAAIKVARARAKITQRHG; encoded by the coding sequence GTGGCGGACTTGAGTGGTCTGTTCAGTGGACGGACCAGTTGGCGGCGGGAGGTTGCCGCGCCGATGCGGTCCTTTCTGCGGACCGAGGCGGGGAGTTCGGGGGTACTGGCGGCGGCGATCGCGCTTGCGCTGATCTGGGCGAACCTCTTCCCGAGCATGTACGAGGACCTCTGGCGTACCCACCTCACGATCGGGCTCGGGGACGGCGTACTCAGCCTGGATCTGCGGGAGTGGATCAACAGCGGTCTGATGACGCTGTTCTTCCTGGTGGTCGGCCTGGAGGCGCGGCGCGAGTTCGACCTCGGGGACCTCCGGGATCGCACGCGGTTCATCCTGCCGATGCTGGCGGGTATCGCCGGCATGGTCGCGCCGGTGCTGATCTATCTCGCGTTCAACGCCGGCGGACCGGGGTCGCACGGGTGGGGTGTCGCGATGTCGACCGACACCGCGCTCGCGCTCGGTCTGCTCGCGCTGGTCGGTCGCGGCGTACCGGACCGGGTGCGGGTGTTCCTGCTGACCGTCTTCGTGGTCGACGACCTGCTCGCGCTGGTCGTCATCGCGGTCGTCTACAGCGAGAACATCCAGCTGATGCCGCTCGTCCTGGCGATCATCGCGTTCGCGATCGTGCTGGTGCTCTCGCTGTTCCATGTCCGCAAGGCCTGGGTGTACGCCGTACTCGGAGTCGCCATGTGGGCCGCGCTGCTGAAGTCCGGTGTCGACCCGGTCGTCGCCGGGCTGGCGATCGGTCTGACCGCGCCGGCGTACTCGCCGGGAAGAGAGGAACTCGAGGAGGCGACCGGCCTGTTCCGCCTGTTCCGCGAGCAGCCGACGCCCGAGCTGGCACGCTCCGCGACCGTCGGCCTGACCACGACGATCTCGCCGAACGAGCGCCTTCAGTACCTCTACCACCCGTGGACCAGCTACCTGATCGTCCCGCTCTTCGGCCTCGCGAACGCGGGCGTGACGATCGACATGGCGTTCCTCGGGCGCGCGTTCACCTCGCCGATCACGCTCGGCATCCTGCTCGGGTACGTGATCGGCAAGCCGGTCGCGGTGACGACGGTGTCCTGGTTGCTGGAGCGTCTCAGCCGCGGCCGGATCCGGGCCGGCGTCGGTTGGGCCGCGGTGCTCGGCAGCGGGACGATCGCCGGGATCGGGTTCACTGTCTCCTTGCTGATCGCAACGATCGCGTTCGACGGCCCGCAGTTGGCCGAGGCCAAGGTCGGCCTGCTGTCGGCGGTGATCATCGCGTCGGGGATCACCTGGGTGGTGTTCCGCGTGGCGAAGCTGCTCTCCCCGCCGAAGAAGGCGTTCGCGCTACTCGGCGACGCGGAGCAACTGCAGGACCTGACCGATCCGGTCGATCCGGAGCGTGACCACATCCGCGGTCCGGAGAACGCATCGGTGACGCTGGTCGAGTACGGCGACTTCGAGTGCCCGTACTGCGGTCGGGCCGAGCCGATCGTGCGGAACGTGCTGCAGGACGACGATCTGCGCTTCGTCTGGCGGCACCTGCCGCTGTCCGACGTACACCCGCGCGCCCAGATCGCTGCCGAGGTGGCGGAGGCGGCGGCCGCGCAGGGCGCGTTCTGGGAGATGCACGACCTGCTGCTGGCGAATCAGGACAACCTGCAGCCGGCCGACCTGATGGGGTACGCACGTCAGTTGGGCCTGGACGTGGACAAGCTGCACGACGAGGTGAAGCGGCACGTGGCCGCGGCCCGGGTCGCGCAGGATGTGGAGTCCGCCGACACGAGCGGTGTGTCGGGTACGCCGACGTTCTTCGTCAACGGTCAGCGGCACTACGGCGCGTACGACGTGGAGTCGTTGAAGGCCGCGATCAAGGTGGCGCGGGCGCGGGCCAAGATCACCCAGCGTCATGGCTGA
- a CDS encoding rhodanese-like domain-containing protein — translation MTKQIDQAAVAHFAERLAYETDVSDVASDIGGGVTGWVLIDSRSQESWDQGHVPGAVHLPTREIAARAASVVPEGVKVVTYCWGPGCNGATRAALEFAKLGYPVKEMIGGFEYWTREGLPVETADGIDRRLPDPLTAPRGVACAC, via the coding sequence ATGACCAAACAGATCGACCAGGCCGCCGTCGCGCACTTCGCCGAGCGGCTGGCATATGAGACAGACGTGTCGGATGTCGCCTCGGACATCGGCGGCGGGGTGACGGGCTGGGTGCTGATCGACAGCCGCAGTCAGGAGAGCTGGGACCAGGGGCACGTCCCCGGTGCGGTGCACCTGCCGACGCGGGAGATCGCGGCTCGTGCGGCGTCCGTCGTACCTGAAGGTGTGAAGGTGGTGACGTACTGCTGGGGGCCGGGATGCAACGGTGCGACCCGTGCGGCGCTGGAGTTCGCGAAGCTCGGGTATCCGGTCAAGGAGATGATCGGCGGGTTCGAGTACTGGACCCGTGAGGGGCTGCCGGTGGAGACCGCCGACGGCATCGATCGCCGACTGCCGGACCCGCTCACCGCGCCGCGCGGGGTGGCGTGCGCATGCTGA
- a CDS encoding SAM-dependent methyltransferase produces the protein MTDQPMNDGGLVAHGIDTTRPSVARVYDYALGGKDNYESDRALYRQIMEIAPETPVWARANRAWLREVITWLAEEAGVRRFIDAGSGLPTAENTHQIAQKVNAEASVIYIDNDPSVVAHGRALLLDNDRTQFTAADLTKPDEVLADPSIAGLLAGGEPVALVMALMLHHIADYEQTREIARTYVDALPPGSYLAITHACNPGDGGQVDVLVTELLEKVKDAFPTLAFRSVEQIRSLFGDLEILEPGVVPLSEWHVPGGRVEEERPADIRDAIYGGVGRKASS, from the coding sequence GTGACCGACCAGCCGATGAACGACGGTGGGCTGGTCGCGCATGGGATCGATACCACGCGGCCGAGCGTGGCGCGGGTGTACGACTACGCCCTCGGTGGCAAGGACAACTACGAGTCCGACCGCGCGCTGTACCGGCAGATCATGGAGATCGCGCCGGAGACACCCGTCTGGGCCCGGGCGAACCGGGCCTGGCTCCGCGAGGTGATCACCTGGCTGGCCGAGGAGGCCGGCGTACGGCGGTTCATCGACGCGGGCTCCGGCCTGCCGACCGCGGAGAATACGCACCAGATCGCTCAGAAGGTCAACGCCGAAGCCTCGGTGATCTACATCGACAACGACCCGTCCGTGGTCGCCCACGGACGGGCGCTGTTGCTCGACAACGACCGGACGCAGTTCACGGCCGCGGACCTCACCAAGCCCGACGAGGTGCTGGCCGACCCGTCGATCGCGGGCCTGCTGGCCGGTGGTGAGCCGGTCGCGCTGGTGATGGCGCTGATGCTGCACCACATCGCCGACTACGAGCAGACCCGCGAGATCGCCCGCACGTACGTCGACGCGCTGCCGCCCGGGTCGTATCTGGCGATCACGCACGCGTGCAATCCGGGCGACGGCGGTCAGGTCGATGTGCTCGTGACCGAGCTGCTCGAGAAGGTCAAGGACGCGTTCCCGACGCTGGCCTTTCGATCGGTCGAGCAGATCAGATCGTTGTTCGGCGACCTGGAGATCCTCGAGCCGGGCGTCGTCCCGCTGAGCGAGTGGCACGTCCCGGGCGGGCGCGTCGAGGAGGAGCGCCCGGCCGACATCCGCGATGCCATCTACGGCGGAGTCGGCCGCAAGGCCTCGAGCTAG
- a CDS encoding tetratricopeptide repeat protein — protein MTTDLTPELAATIEEAFARRDRANMGPTIAFFEKLLSEHPDNPYVLYEVGGSYDTAGQEEKAVGYYERALPGLTGETRRKCLLQYGSTLRNLDRFDESLAVFKQACAEYPESDSLRVFKALTLHAAGYKDKALATLLLVIADKVDSAEIKRYEAAIRGNADYLANLG, from the coding sequence GTGACGACTGATCTGACCCCGGAGCTGGCTGCGACGATCGAGGAGGCGTTCGCCCGGCGGGACCGCGCGAACATGGGCCCGACGATCGCCTTCTTCGAGAAGCTGCTGAGCGAGCATCCGGACAACCCGTACGTGCTCTACGAGGTCGGCGGGTCGTACGACACCGCCGGTCAGGAGGAGAAGGCGGTCGGGTACTACGAGCGCGCGCTGCCCGGGCTGACCGGGGAGACGCGCCGCAAGTGCCTGCTGCAGTACGGCAGCACGCTGCGCAACCTCGACCGCTTCGACGAGTCGCTGGCTGTGTTCAAACAAGCCTGCGCGGAGTATCCGGAATCGGACTCGCTGCGGGTCTTCAAGGCGCTGACGCTGCACGCCGCCGGGTACAAGGACAAGGCGCTGGCCACGCTACTGCTGGTGATCGCCGACAAGGTCGACTCGGCCGAGATCAAGCGCTACGAGGCCGCGATCCGCGGCAACGCGGACTACCTTGCCAACCTGGGCTAG